In Sphaeramia orbicularis chromosome 1, fSphaOr1.1, whole genome shotgun sequence, a genomic segment contains:
- the LOC115427695 gene encoding uncharacterized protein LOC115427695 produces MAETVRSLFDYRETHCLDSDGDGVKPALPLRGRGCGRKRKGTPVKVFVTHTEEEGVPEHSFGPGERKEAPENKRLTPDGPFYNTESAPHKCSPSAQAHNKVSTGSKATSCSAHASALAPAASSASTPTLVPAPAPAPTTSSAQALSLTPASTAPAAPTASAPAPTASSFPPSPNCRIREVHCGSQVRLVVIAIRDITKGEEITVDYSLTEWGENLGFRSTVSPAQHECNSDTENNNKIKKEDEPLPLTAQQQRQQQEYVTPSWSLSPSSSPISHSDASDSEVDEDNTSPRGRAQRRRKKRRSTPSKKKTPHRTPPGQSQTVSPTSGPHHNHPIPSSHPTPQSPLPCSSSSSSSTSCLAKPMFKAPAPLSPNTTSSINTTAARGGVSIDSMRQTCEYCGRHFRSLGRHLDKHHAHQPEVCSALVERYTQMPRLHAQNTNPTHSHQHSKLSQATGHNRSAELSQSGIQDLSMSPPTLTAANHAPASSGRNSTPPVLTPPQGQNAVPVSVLKRSPPPVAVSSSRKGGVKRLKRDRQEEEEEVEGVDDEDDVEVVGVKRPKEEGVCLQSFKSKSTKEVEQQKEEEEEEEEEEEEEENGLMEVEYESGTEDKEKDLLSASGRHHMLPLLSSLSSLVLYLRRLQHSAFLSLSRQLQSAEAWRLLCHSSLALLILYNRRRECEVSKLSIVEYRARVTPQCPVPVPPGAPPALTPLEASLSPFERLVLPHLPRVGVQGKRGRVQPLILPPHCEPCLELLLQTRQDVGVDPTNPYVFARPYHSPATPLRGTDLLRSLARSSGTRNPRALTQTRVRRQVAILTQLLLLGEGEEPGQPGGSAVERLEHFLEREYHVMQNCAGIGQDPGLMGRVGRVVLCGERDGVLFRGMSLNHICLELDVMSGNSADSYSEGDSDGEHMKEKPEAPAPTASASNPTPTLLYVRKGKNNGRVGRPKKLKNIQPPPPPPPPPLPPANRRRGTGKRGVLKRPWSEAERAAVEEHLTQNINELRVPAKADCERCLQQCPLLVSNHRDWRAIKFYCHNRIQLLKKNQRRESQPLPLTVC; encoded by the exons GTGAACGAAAGGAAGCACCAGAGAATAAACGGCTAACACCGGATGGGCccttctacaacactgagtcTGCACCTCACAAATG TAGTCCATCAGCACAGGCTCATAACAAAGTTTCCACCGGATCCAAAGCCACCTCCTGCTCAGCCCATGCATCAGCTCTAGCTCCAGCTGCTTCCTCTGCTTCTACTCCAACACTGGTTCCTGCCCCGGCCCCAGCCCCGACCACATCTTCAGCCCAGGCCCTGTCTCTGACCCCTGCATCCACAGCTCCAGCTGCACCAACAGCCTCCGCCCCAGCCCCAACTGCCagctccttccctccctcccccaACTGCCGCATCCGCGAGGTCCACTGTGGTAGCCAGGTGCGCTTGGTGGTCATCGCAATTCGAGACATCACCAAGGGAGAGGAGATCACTGTGGACTACAGCCTGACAGAGTGGGGAGAAAACCTG GGTTTCCGCAGTACTGTGTCTCCAGCACAACATGAGTGTAACTCAGACACGGAGAATAACAACAAAATCAAAAAG GAGGACGAGCCACTTCCTCTGACAGCCCAGCAGCAGCGGCAACAGCAGGAATACGTCACCCCCTCATggtccctctctccctcctcctcccccatcTCCCACTCTGACGCCAGTGACTCAGAGGTAGATGAGGACAACACCAGCCCCCGTGGGCGAGCACAGCGCCGGCGCAAGAAGCGACGCAGCACCCCTTCTAAGAAAAAGACCCCCCATCGGACCCCACCTGGACAGTCACAAACAGTCTCCCCCACCAGCGGTCCTCATCACAACCATCCCATTCCTTCATCCCATCCTACGCCACAGTCGCCCCTACCCTGCTCATCTTCAtcgtcctcctccacctcctgttTGGCTAAGCCGATGTTCAAAGCGCCAGCTCCGTTGAGTCCCAACACCACAAGCAGCATTAACACAACAGCCGCCAGAGGAGGAGTGTCCATAGACTCCATGCGCCAAACCTGTGAGTACTGTGGACGCCACTTCCGCTCCCTGGGCCGCCACTTAGACAAGCACCATGCCCACCAGCCCGAAGTCTGCTCTGCTCTGGTGGAGCGCTACACTCAGATGCCCCGCTtgcatgcacaaaacacaaacccCACCCACTCTCATCAGCACTCAAAGTTGTCCCAGGCTACAGGACACAATCGCAGTGCAGAACTTTCACAGAGTGGCATCCAGGACCTCTCAATGTCTCCACCCACTCTCACAGCGGCAAACCATGCACCTGCCTCTTCTGGAAGGAACTCCACCCCACCTGTGCTGACCCCTCCACAAGGACAGAACGCAGTGCCAGTGTCTGTCCTAAAACGAAGCCCACCCCCTGTGGCTGTGAGCTCGTCCAGAAAGGGAGGAGTGAAGAGGCTAAAGAGAGACAgacaagaagaggaggaggaggttgagGGGGTGGACGATGAAGATGATGTAGAAGTGGTGGGGGTAAAGAGACCCAAAGAGGAGGGTGTTTGCCTTCAGTCCTTTAAGAGCAAATCAACCAAAGAGGTGGAGCaacagaaagaggaggaggaggaggaggaggaggaggaagaagaggaggaaaatggACTGATGGAGGTGGAATATGAAAGTGGGACAGAAGATAAGGAGAAGGACTTGTTGAG TGCTTCGGGTCGTCATCACATGCTGCCCCTTCTCTCGTCTCTGTCGTCTCTGGTTCTCTACCTACGTCGGCTGCAGCACTCTGCCTTCTTGTCTCTGTCTCGGCAGCTTCAGTCGGCTGAGGCCTGGCGCCTTCTCTGTCACTCTAGCCTGGCGCTCCTTATCCTGTACAACCGAAGACGTGAGTGTGAAGTCTCCAAGCTCTCCATTGTCGAATATCGTGCCCGGGTCACTCCTCAGTGTCCTGTTCCAGTTCCTCCTGGTGCCCCGCCAGCTCTTACTCCACTGGAGGCTTCCCTCTCCCCCTTTGAGCGCCTCGTTCTCCCCCACCTCCCTAGAGTTGGCGTTCAGGGTAAACGTGGACGTGTGCAGCCCCTCATTCTTCCACCTCACTGTGAGCCCTGTCTGGAGCTACTGCTTCAGACACGGCAGGATGTGGGGGTCGACCCTACAAACCCGTATGTGTTTGCTCGGCCCTACCATTCTCCTGCCACACCACTGCGAGGCACTGACCTCCTCCGTAGCCTGGCTCGCTCCAGCGGCACTCGCAATCCCCGAGCCCTGACCCAGACGAGGGTTCGGAGGCAGGTAGCTATCCTGACCCAACTGCTGCTTCTCGGAGAGGGAGAGGAGCCCGGGCAGCCTGGAGGCAGTGCTGTGGAGAGGCTGGAGCACTTCCTGGAGCGAGAGTATCATGTGATGCAAAACTGTGCTGGAATTGGCCAAGACCCAGGCCTGATGGGCAGAGTGGGCAGAGTTGTGCTGTGTGGAGAAAGAGATGGAGTACTGTTCAGAGGAATGAGCCTGAACCACATCTGCCTGGAACTGGACG TTATGTCAGGAAACTCTGCAGACTCGTACTCTGAGGGTGACTCTGATGGAGAGCACATGAAGGAGAAGCCTGAGGCACCTGCTCCGACTGCAAGTGCATCAAACCCTACACCCACCCTGCTGTATGTCAGGAAGGGAAAGAACAACGGGCGAGTGGGAAGACCCAAAAAGCTTAAGAACATACAGCCAccccctcctccaccacctcctcctcttccacctgcCAATCGTAGGAGAGGAACAG GAAAGCGAGGCGTCCTGAAGCGTCCCTGGTCAGAGGCCGAGCGCGCTGCAGTCGAGGAGCACCTCACACAAAACATCAACGAGCTGCGAGTCCCCGCCAAGGCTGACTGTGAACGTTGCCTCCAGCagtgccccctgctggtcagtaACCACCGCGACTGGCGAGCCATCAAATTCTACTGCCACAACCGCATCCAGCTGCTGAAGAAAAACCAGCGACGTGAGAGCCAGCCGCTGCCCCTGACAGTCTGCTGA